A genomic region of Candidatus Hydrogenedentota bacterium contains the following coding sequences:
- a CDS encoding C-GCAxxG-C-C family protein, with amino-acid sequence MLSDTAHTAGKEYTNDGHMTPCDGMPSSARRRFLLAVGAGLGFSQMHAGDACATGPEEAFEIYDENTRLPLTEDGAAVIKKAYDLGRRLHREHGGCCRCTVAALQEALDMVPNHGGLFRAATCLDGGAAPGKKLSCGSFTGAGIVIGYICGAENFASTDLAHKLIQRVAQKFQQAYGSVLCEDAAKGGNCQEVVASAAQWTAQVLLEQFTGYTPPAQ; translated from the coding sequence ATGCTCAGCGATACGGCCCATACTGCCGGCAAAGAATACACCAATGACGGGCATATGACCCCGTGTGACGGCATGCCCTCGTCCGCGCGGCGGCGATTTCTGCTGGCGGTGGGCGCGGGGCTCGGGTTCAGCCAGATGCATGCAGGCGATGCATGCGCCACCGGGCCGGAGGAGGCGTTCGAGATCTATGACGAGAACACCCGGCTCCCGCTCACGGAAGACGGCGCGGCGGTCATCAAGAAGGCGTATGACCTCGGGCGCCGGCTCCACCGGGAACATGGGGGGTGTTGCAGATGCACGGTGGCCGCGCTTCAGGAAGCGCTCGATATGGTCCCGAATCACGGCGGCCTGTTCCGTGCGGCAACGTGCCTTGACGGCGGCGCAGCCCCCGGCAAAAAGTTGAGCTGCGGCTCCTTCACCGGGGCGGGCATTGTGATCGGCTATATCTGCGGCGCCGAGAACTTCGCCAGCACGGACCTTGCTCACAAACTGATACAGCGCGTGGCGCAAAAGTTTCAGCAGGCTTACGGAAGCGTCTTGTGCGAAGACGCCGCCAAAGGGGGAAACTGCCAGGAAGTGGTCGCCTCCGCGGCCCAATGGACGGCACAGGTCCTGCTCGAACAGTTCACCGGTTACACGCCGCCCGCCCAATGA
- a CDS encoding alpha/beta fold hydrolase: MYSLTLFITVGLSASAAGADAAPFYADKLDLLFYLDASGERRPVQSAADWELRREHVRANFQKVAGPLPPRENLLPLDIQVEEEQEFPKYVRRKITFAVESWDRLPACLLLPKGREGKVPAVLCLHPTSEFGKDVVLGVNGKANRQYAAELAEQGFVTLAPDYPGFGDYKDARQRAYSRGYTSMTMKGIWNHMRCVDLLQSLPEVDPERIGCIGHSLGGHNTLFVGLFDERIKVMVTSCGFTLFAKYMGGDLTGWTHDGYMPAIASEFDKEPAKMPFDFPDILGALAPRTVFINAPINDDNFDNSGVRDCVEAARPIFRLYGAEDHLIAVYPEAEHDFPDLERTQAYACIRSVLERD, from the coding sequence ATGTATTCGCTGACCCTGTTCATCACGGTGGGCCTGTCCGCGTCCGCGGCGGGAGCGGATGCCGCTCCGTTTTATGCCGACAAACTGGACTTGCTGTTCTATCTCGACGCCTCCGGGGAGCGGCGCCCGGTTCAATCCGCCGCGGACTGGGAACTCCGCCGCGAGCACGTGCGCGCCAATTTCCAGAAGGTTGCGGGGCCGTTGCCGCCGCGCGAAAACCTCCTTCCGCTGGACATTCAGGTCGAGGAAGAGCAGGAGTTCCCGAAATACGTCCGCAGGAAGATCACGTTCGCCGTTGAATCGTGGGACCGGCTTCCCGCCTGCCTGCTGCTCCCCAAAGGCCGGGAGGGCAAGGTTCCCGCGGTTCTGTGCCTGCACCCCACTTCCGAGTTCGGCAAGGACGTGGTTCTCGGCGTTAACGGCAAGGCCAACCGGCAATACGCCGCGGAACTGGCCGAACAGGGTTTCGTGACCCTCGCGCCAGACTACCCGGGATTCGGAGATTACAAGGACGCCCGGCAGCGCGCCTACAGCCGCGGATATACCAGCATGACCATGAAAGGCATCTGGAACCACATGCGCTGCGTCGATCTGTTGCAGAGCCTGCCCGAAGTCGATCCCGAACGCATCGGGTGCATTGGCCATTCGCTCGGCGGACACAATACGCTGTTCGTGGGGCTGTTCGACGAGCGCATCAAGGTAATGGTCACGAGTTGCGGGTTCACCCTTTTCGCCAAGTATATGGGCGGCGACCTCACGGGCTGGACCCACGACGGCTACATGCCTGCCATCGCCAGCGAGTTCGATAAAGAGCCCGCGAAGATGCCGTTCGATTTTCCGGACATTCTGGGCGCTCTGGCTCCGCGCACCGTGTTCATCAACGCGCCCATCAATGACGACAACTTTGACAATTCGGGCGTGCGGGACTGTGTCGAAGCCGCGCGGCCAATCTTCCGGCTCTACGGCGCCGAAGATCACTTGATAGCCGTCTATCCCGAGGCCGAACACGACTTTCCTGACCTCGAACGCACGCAAGCCTACGCGTGCATTCGCAGTGTGCTCGAAAGGGATTGA
- a CDS encoding nitroreductase family protein, which translates to MLRDLVLRSRSIRRFYEDTPVALKDLRELVDLARLTPSAANLQPLKYVIARDKALNERIFGTLAWAGYLKDWDGPSPGERPGGYVIILGDKEVAATFGWDQGIAAQTICLGAAEMGLGACMIGSIKREELRSILELSADRFELLLVIALGKPRERIELEIVTEPGKIEYYRDDNDVHHVPKRRLEDVLLAEY; encoded by the coding sequence ATGCTGCGCGATTTGGTTTTGCGAAGCCGGAGCATCCGGCGGTTCTATGAAGATACCCCAGTCGCTTTGAAGGACTTGCGGGAATTGGTGGACTTGGCGCGTCTGACCCCGTCGGCAGCCAATCTCCAGCCGTTGAAGTACGTCATCGCGAGAGACAAAGCGCTCAACGAGAGGATCTTCGGCACGCTGGCGTGGGCGGGGTATCTCAAAGACTGGGACGGCCCAAGCCCGGGCGAGCGTCCCGGCGGCTACGTGATCATTCTCGGCGACAAGGAGGTCGCGGCAACGTTCGGCTGGGATCAAGGCATTGCCGCGCAGACCATCTGCCTGGGCGCCGCCGAGATGGGTCTCGGCGCCTGCATGATCGGCAGCATCAAACGCGAGGAGCTGCGGAGCATCCTTGAGCTATCAGCGGACCGGTTCGAGCTCCTGCTTGTTATCGCTCTGGGAAAACCGCGCGAACGCATCGAACTCGAAATCGTGACCGAGCCCGGCAAGATCGAGTACTACCGCGACGACAACGACGTGCACCACGTGCCCAAACGCCGCCTCGAAGACGTCCTCCTCGCCGAGTACTGA